The genomic DNA GCCAGATGCAAAGACATCGAGAAGGCGGATCCGGGAGCCAATCCGTTTCTCGATGACCAGCTGATCCTTTGCAGCATCAACCTGCTCACCGGCGACGAGAGCCGCGGCGCCCAGGCCATCGACGCGGGTTGGGATGTCCTTGTTGTCGATGAGGCGCATCACCTGTCGTGGTCGCCCGATCACGCCGCTGCGGACTATCTATTCATCGAGACATTGAGCCGGAAGACGCCCGGTCTTCTGTTATTGACCGCAACCCCCGAACAGCTAGGGATTGCCAGTCACTTCGGCCGCATGCGCCTGCTCGATCCGGACCGATTTCATGATCTGGATGCCTTTATAAAGGAGACCGGAACTTACCGCGAAGTTGCGCGTGAGGCGGATCAGTTGAAGGACGCCGCAAGTCTGAACGCGCTTCTCGACCGGCATGGCACCGGCCGTGTCAGTTTCCGGAACACTCGTTCGACGATTACAGGTTTTCCCGCGCGGAGACCGCACCTGATTCCGCTGACGGCCGGCTCTTCGAAACATGAACGGCTGGATTGGCTGGCGGCTCTGGTCCGCGGACTGGATCCAGACAAAATCCTTCTGATCTGCCGGACGCCTGCGATGGTTACCGCGATTGAAACGGCGCTGCGGGAACGCGTAAAGAACCTCAGGGCCGCCGTCTTTCATGAAGGCCTTTCCCTTATACAGCGTGACCGGAACGCCGCCTGGTTCGCGGATAAACACGGCGCGACGATATTGCTGTGTTCGGAGATCGGCAGCGAAGGCCGCAATTTTCAGTTTGCTCATCATCTGGTTCTCTATGACCTGCCGCTCGATCCGGAACTTCTCGAACAGCGCATCGGCCGCCTGGACCGCATCGGACAGAAACATCCGATCGATATCCATGTTCCGTTTGTGACGGGCAGCGGGCAGGAAGTCCTGGCGCGCTGGTATCACGAAGGATTGAATGCCTTCACCGAGAATCTACAGGGCGGCCCCGAATTGCTCGAGACCTTCGGCGCGCGTGTCTACGATCTCACGCACAAATTTCACAAAGGCGGAGCGAAAGCGCGGGCCGCACTCGACGGCCTGATCCAGGAGACGCGGACGGCGTACCGGGAAATTGCGGCCCGGCTGCGCGAAGGCCGCGATCGGCTGCTGGAATTGAACTCTTTCCGTCCGAAAGAAGCGGAGCGCCTGATTGAAGAAATCCACCGTGAGGACGAGGACCGGTCCATCGATCGTTTCATGCTGGCCGTATTCGATCAATACTCCATCGATGTCGAAGAGCTCGCGCCGCGAACCTACAAGCTGGGTTCAGCGGGTGTCTTTGCAGACTCATTCCCCGGACTGCCTGCGGAAGGGCTGACGGTGACGGCCGATCGTCAGCGCGCTCTGGTACGCGAAGACCTGCAGTTCCTGACGTGGGATCATCCTCTTGTAACGGGGGCGCTGGATCTTCTGCTGGGTTCAGAGAAGGGAAACAGTTCTTTCGTTGCGTCGGATGAGCCGAAGTCGCTGGAGGCTGTTTATGTCCTGGAGTGTATTGCGCCTCCTCAGTTGCATATTGATCGATTTCTCCCGCCGACACCGATTCGAGTTGTTGTGCAGGGCGGCGAAATTGAAAAAGCGGAATCGATGGCGTCGGCTCAAGTGCCCCCGATCGTCGAAGCAGCCCGCCGGCAGATGAATAAACAATTATCGTACGAGATCGAACGGCTTGAAGCGTTGAGGAAGGTGAACCCCAGTGTGCGCGCCGAAGAGATTCACTTGTTGCAGGAAC from Terriglobia bacterium includes the following:
- a CDS encoding helicase-related protein → MTDDFHPGQRWISDSEPELGLGVIVEVAHRRVTVAFMDAGVQRQYARANAPLRRVRFKPGDTIRDRNDKALVVESVLEHGGLIVYRHGAREVTEQDLNDSISFDKPEERAALGQFDPPGVFQLRASALQHQHDIRKSKVRGFAGGRIDLIPHQLYIASEVASRLAPRVLLADEVGLGKTIEACLILHRLILTARVQRVLVLVPESLVHQWFIELLRRFNLWFHIFDEARCKDIEKADPGANPFLDDQLILCSINLLTGDESRGAQAIDAGWDVLVVDEAHHLSWSPDHAAADYLFIETLSRKTPGLLLLTATPEQLGIASHFGRMRLLDPDRFHDLDAFIKETGTYREVAREADQLKDAASLNALLDRHGTGRVSFRNTRSTITGFPARRPHLIPLTAGSSKHERLDWLAALVRGLDPDKILLICRTPAMVTAIETALRERVKNLRAAVFHEGLSLIQRDRNAAWFADKHGATILLCSEIGSEGRNFQFAHHLVLYDLPLDPELLEQRIGRLDRIGQKHPIDIHVPFVTGSGQEVLARWYHEGLNAFTENLQGGPELLETFGARVYDLTHKFHKGGAKARAALDGLIQETRTAYREIAARLREGRDRLLELNSFRPKEAERLIEEIHREDEDRSIDRFMLAVFDQYSIDVEELAPRTYKLGSAGVFADSFPGLPAEGLTVTADRQRALVREDLQFLTWDHPLVTGALDLLLGSEKGNSSFVASDEPKSLEAVYVLECIAPPQLHIDRFLPPTPIRVVVQGGEIEKAESMASAQVPPIVEAARRQMNKQLSYEIERLEALRKVNPSVRAEEIHLLQEQRRMLDENLNGARLRLDALQLKGN